Below is a genomic region from Anoxybacillus flavithermus.
AATTTGGCGATGAAAGTGCATGATGAAATGGTCATTTACGTGCCGAAAAAAGGCGAAGACATCATCGTGGAAACAACGAGTCAAACGGGCAGTTCAAGTGGAAAAATCAACATTAACACAGCAACGATTGAACAGCTACAAACGTTACAAGGGATTGGACCTGTGAAAGCAGCCGCCATTATTGCATATCGCGAGGAACATGGACCGTTTCAAAAAGTCGAAGATTTGTTGAATGTGAGTGGAATCGGTTCGAAATCGCTTGAAAAAATAAAAGAACAAATTGTCGTTCGCTAAAATTGACGATAAACTAAAGGCATAATGGACAAGGGGGAGAAGTAGATGGAGCGAATTACATGGGATCAATATTTTATGGCTCAAAGCCATTTATTAGCGTTACGTAGCACGTGCACAAGGCTAGCCGTCGGGGCAACCATTGTGCGCGATAAGCGCATCATTGCTGGGGGATATAACGGCTCGATCGCAGGTGGGGCGCATTGTATTGATGAAGGATGTTATGTCATCGACAATCATTGTGTGCGCACGATTCATGCAGAAATGAACGCTATTTTACAATGTGCAAAGTTTGG
It encodes:
- a CDS encoding ComE operon protein 2; the encoded protein is MERITWDQYFMAQSHLLALRSTCTRLAVGATIVRDKRIIAGGYNGSIAGGAHCIDEGCYVIDNHCVRTIHAEMNAILQCAKFGVPTEGAEIYVTHFPCLQCCKAIIQSGIKAVYYANDYKNHPFALQLFEQAGVTVKHVPFDVNSIPTFLHAKGR